A genome region from Candidatus Methylomirabilota bacterium includes the following:
- a CDS encoding glutamine--tRNA ligase/YqeY domain fusion protein: MTDSAAPAPTPGKHFIHQAVTEDNRTGRFGGRVVTRFPPEPNGYLHIGHAKSICLNFGLARDFDGTCHLRFDDTNPTKESVEYVESIMADVHWLGFDWGKNLFYASDYFEQLYQWAEDLIRKGLAYVDDLSPEEMREHRGTLTEPGRPSPHRDRPAEENLDLFRRMRAGEFEDGTKTLRAKIDMASPNVNMRDPVMYRIRRAPHHRTENRWCIYPMYDWAHGLSDSIERITHSICTLEYEDHRPLYDWYIEAVGVYHPQQIEFARLNLSHTVMSKRRLLELVEGRHVSGWDDPRMPTIAGLRRRGYTPEAIRDFCDRIGVAKADSMVDVALLEHCIREDLNRRANRVMAVLRPLRLVVENYPEGQVEELDAVNNPEDPAAGTRKLPFSRVLYIEADDFREDPPKKYFRLSPGAEVRLRYGYFVRCTGVTKDATGQVTEVRCTYDPATRGGDAPDGRRVKGTIHWVSAQHAILAEVRLYDHLFAKANPSDDKDGLDWKAHLNPASLERIPEAKVEPGLAGAKPGTRYQFERVGYFTVDPDSRKGGLVFNRTVGLRDTWAKIEKSGG, translated from the coding sequence ATGACCGACAGCGCCGCGCCCGCGCCCACGCCGGGCAAGCACTTCATCCACCAGGCGGTCACGGAGGACAACCGCACGGGCCGCTTCGGCGGCCGCGTGGTCACGCGCTTCCCGCCCGAGCCCAACGGCTATCTGCACATCGGCCACGCCAAGAGCATCTGCCTCAACTTCGGCCTGGCGCGCGACTTCGACGGGACCTGCCATCTCCGCTTCGACGACACCAACCCCACCAAGGAGAGCGTGGAGTACGTCGAGTCGATCATGGCCGACGTGCACTGGCTGGGCTTCGACTGGGGGAAGAACCTCTTCTACGCCTCCGACTACTTCGAGCAGCTCTATCAGTGGGCCGAGGACCTGATCCGCAAGGGCCTCGCCTACGTGGACGATCTGAGCCCCGAGGAGATGCGCGAGCATCGCGGCACGCTGACCGAGCCCGGCCGCCCCAGCCCCCACCGCGACCGCCCGGCGGAGGAGAACCTCGACCTCTTTCGCCGCATGCGCGCGGGCGAGTTCGAGGACGGGACGAAGACGCTGCGGGCGAAGATCGATATGGCCTCCCCCAACGTGAACATGCGCGATCCCGTCATGTACCGGATCCGCCGCGCGCCGCATCACCGCACCGAGAACCGCTGGTGCATCTACCCCATGTACGACTGGGCGCACGGCCTCTCGGACTCCATCGAGCGCATCACGCACTCCATCTGCACGCTGGAGTACGAGGACCACCGCCCGTTGTACGACTGGTACATCGAGGCGGTCGGCGTCTATCACCCGCAGCAGATCGAGTTCGCGCGGCTCAACCTCTCTCATACCGTCATGAGCAAGCGGCGCCTGCTCGAGCTGGTGGAGGGCCGTCACGTCTCCGGCTGGGACGATCCCCGCATGCCCACGATCGCCGGGCTCCGCCGTCGCGGCTACACGCCGGAGGCCATCCGCGACTTCTGCGACCGCATCGGCGTGGCCAAGGCCGACAGCATGGTGGACGTGGCGCTCCTCGAGCACTGCATCCGCGAGGATCTCAACCGCCGCGCCAACCGCGTGATGGCGGTCCTCCGCCCGCTGCGCCTGGTCGTCGAGAACTACCCCGAGGGCCAGGTCGAGGAGCTGGATGCGGTGAACAATCCTGAGGACCCGGCCGCGGGCACGCGCAAGCTCCCCTTCTCGCGCGTCCTCTACATCGAGGCGGACGACTTCCGCGAGGATCCGCCGAAGAAGTACTTCCGTCTCTCGCCGGGCGCGGAAGTGCGCCTGCGCTACGGCTACTTCGTGCGCTGCACCGGGGTCACCAAGGACGCGACCGGCCAGGTCACCGAGGTGCGCTGCACCTACGACCCCGCCACCCGCGGCGGTGACGCGCCCGACGGCCGGCGCGTGAAGGGCACCATCCACTGGGTCTCGGCCCAGCACGCGATCCTCGCCGAGGTGCGCCTCTACGACCATCTCTTCGCCAAGGCCAACCCCTCCGACGACAAGGACGGCCTCGACTGGAAGGCGCATCTGAATCCCGCCTCGCTCGAGCGCATCCCCGAGGCCAAGGTGGAGCCCGGGCTCGCCGGCGCCAAGCCGGGCACGCGCTATCAGTTCGAGCGCGTGGGCTACTTCACGGTCGATCCGGATTCCCGGAAGGGCGGGCTCGTGTTCAACCGGACCGTCGGCCTGCGGGACACCTGGGCCAAGATCGAGAAGAGCGGCGGGTGA
- a CDS encoding ABC transporter substrate-binding protein, protein MKRLLAVSVLAAAVAIAGVATAQKETRGVTKTEVVLGMHTDLSGPAATYGVSSSNAVKMRFDEANEAGGIHGRKIKLIVEDTQYQVPRAVQAGAKLINRDRIFAMVAGLGTPMNNALFKDQFDAGVPNLFPLSAARSMYEPFHKLKFYGAASYVDQVRAGINYFVTKKGKKALCVMYQDTDFGKEVLDGVQAQADKMKLKILEATAHKPTDQDFTAQVTKLKAANCDLVVLGTIVRDSIVPYATARKMGWTDVDFLGSAASYDLFVAAAQGGVTEGFYAMGLTAMPYRDTLSPQAQAWFDRYKERYKVDPNIGAIYGHVAADLTVTAIEKTGPELTTENFVKAMESIKGYHDIFHGPEVSFGPDKHQGANSSFLAQVKGGRWVRLTDPLSF, encoded by the coding sequence ATGAAGCGACTACTGGCAGTCAGCGTGCTGGCCGCCGCAGTGGCGATCGCGGGGGTGGCCACCGCGCAGAAGGAGACGCGCGGGGTCACCAAGACCGAGGTCGTGCTCGGCATGCACACCGATCTCTCCGGGCCCGCCGCCACCTACGGCGTGTCGTCCTCGAACGCGGTGAAGATGCGCTTCGACGAGGCCAACGAGGCGGGCGGCATCCACGGCCGGAAGATCAAGTTGATCGTCGAGGACACGCAGTATCAGGTGCCGCGCGCGGTGCAGGCGGGGGCCAAGCTCATCAACCGCGACCGCATCTTCGCGATGGTGGCGGGGCTCGGCACGCCGATGAACAACGCCCTCTTCAAGGATCAATTCGACGCGGGGGTGCCGAATCTCTTCCCGCTCTCCGCGGCCCGCTCGATGTACGAGCCCTTCCACAAGCTCAAGTTCTACGGGGCGGCCAGCTACGTGGACCAGGTCCGCGCCGGGATCAACTACTTCGTCACGAAGAAGGGCAAGAAGGCCCTCTGCGTGATGTATCAGGACACCGACTTCGGCAAGGAAGTGCTGGACGGCGTGCAGGCGCAGGCCGACAAGATGAAGCTCAAGATCCTCGAGGCGACCGCGCACAAGCCGACCGACCAGGATTTCACCGCTCAGGTCACCAAGCTGAAGGCCGCCAACTGCGACCTGGTGGTGTTGGGCACCATCGTGCGCGACTCGATCGTCCCGTACGCGACCGCCCGGAAGATGGGATGGACGGACGTGGACTTCCTCGGCTCCGCGGCCTCCTACGACCTCTTCGTCGCGGCGGCGCAGGGCGGGGTCACCGAGGGCTTCTACGCCATGGGCCTCACCGCCATGCCGTACCGGGACACGCTCTCCCCCCAGGCGCAGGCCTGGTTCGATCGCTACAAGGAGCGCTACAAGGTCGATCCCAACATCGGCGCGATCTATGGCCACGTGGCCGCGGATCTGACGGTGACGGCGATCGAGAAGACCGGGCCCGAGCTGACCACGGAGAACTTCGTGAAGGCCATGGAGTCCATCAAGGGCTACCACGACATCTTCCACGGCCCCGAGGTGAGCTTCGGCCCCGACAAGCATCAGGGCGCGAACTCGTCGTTCCTCGCCCAGGTCAAGGGCGGCCGTTGGGTGCGTCTGACCGATCCGCTGAGCTTCTAG
- a CDS encoding AMP-binding protein yields the protein MALSTEPGRTAAPATAPALVHGQDTLPRLFRHVVRERGDRVAMREKHLGIWRGISWREYGEHAKRVGLGLVALGLRPRDVVSIVADNMPEWLYTDLGVMSVAGVPNGIYTTDSAKQIEYIVNDSGTRFFFAENEEQLDKILAVRGRCPALVKIIVYDMEGLHGFRDEQVMSFEALLSLGEQYDREHPGAFEQMVEIAQPEDLAILVYTSGTTGPPKGAMLSHRNILFQLAYADFIVPLGEGDQQLSFLPLCHVAERTFTVFNPLYTGSTVNFAESVDTVPENIREVAPALFFAVPRIWEKFYSGVALRMRDATWLGRTAYGAAMRVGLGVADRKIAGRTPSLLQRLAFRAADFLVLDNVKRSIGLHRARGAATGAAPIAPDLIRWYLALGINMIEVYGQTENTGLATAMPPDRMKLGSVGVARPGTEVRLSPDGEILLKGPHVFMGYYGKPEKTAETIVDGWLHTGDVGTVDADGYVRITDRMKDIIITAGGKNVTPSEIENQLKFSPYISDAVVIGDRRKFLSCLVMIDHETVAQYAQERNVPFSNFASLCRAPEVQELIRGEIERVNKQLARVETIKTFRLIEQLLTPEDEELTPTMKLKRAYVNVKYKALIDAMYERSEA from the coding sequence ATGGCGCTGAGCACCGAGCCCGGTCGGACCGCCGCTCCCGCGACGGCGCCCGCTCTCGTTCACGGCCAGGACACCCTCCCGCGGCTCTTCCGCCACGTGGTGCGCGAGCGCGGCGACCGTGTCGCCATGCGCGAGAAGCATCTCGGCATCTGGCGCGGCATCTCCTGGCGCGAGTACGGCGAGCACGCCAAGCGTGTGGGGCTGGGGCTGGTGGCCCTCGGCCTCCGCCCGCGCGACGTGGTGTCGATTGTCGCCGACAACATGCCGGAGTGGCTCTACACCGACCTCGGCGTCATGTCGGTGGCCGGCGTGCCCAACGGCATCTACACCACCGACTCCGCCAAGCAGATCGAGTACATCGTCAACGACAGCGGCACCCGCTTCTTCTTCGCGGAGAACGAGGAGCAGCTCGACAAGATCCTCGCGGTACGCGGCCGCTGCCCGGCGCTCGTGAAGATCATCGTCTACGACATGGAGGGCCTCCACGGCTTCCGCGACGAGCAGGTGATGTCCTTCGAGGCGCTGCTGAGCCTGGGCGAGCAGTACGACCGGGAGCACCCGGGAGCCTTCGAGCAGATGGTCGAGATCGCCCAGCCCGAGGACCTCGCGATCCTGGTCTATACCTCGGGGACCACCGGCCCCCCGAAGGGCGCGATGCTGAGCCACCGGAACATCCTCTTCCAGCTGGCGTACGCGGACTTCATCGTGCCGCTGGGGGAGGGGGATCAGCAGCTCTCGTTCCTCCCCCTCTGCCACGTCGCCGAGCGGACCTTTACCGTATTCAACCCGCTCTACACCGGCTCCACGGTGAACTTCGCCGAGAGCGTCGACACCGTGCCGGAGAACATCCGGGAGGTGGCGCCCGCGCTCTTCTTCGCGGTGCCGCGCATCTGGGAGAAGTTCTACTCGGGCGTGGCCCTCCGCATGCGCGACGCCACCTGGCTCGGCCGCACCGCCTACGGGGCGGCGATGCGCGTGGGGCTCGGCGTCGCCGACCGGAAGATCGCCGGCCGGACGCCCTCGCTCCTCCAGCGCCTGGCCTTCCGGGCCGCCGACTTCCTCGTGCTGGACAACGTGAAGCGCTCGATCGGGCTCCACCGCGCCCGGGGCGCCGCCACCGGCGCGGCGCCCATCGCGCCCGACCTGATCCGCTGGTACCTGGCCCTCGGCATCAACATGATCGAGGTCTACGGCCAGACCGAGAACACGGGCCTCGCCACCGCGATGCCGCCCGACCGCATGAAACTCGGCTCGGTGGGGGTGGCGCGGCCGGGCACCGAGGTGCGCCTCTCGCCCGACGGGGAGATCCTGCTGAAGGGCCCGCACGTGTTCATGGGCTACTACGGCAAGCCCGAGAAGACGGCGGAGACCATCGTGGACGGCTGGCTCCACACGGGCGACGTGGGCACGGTGGACGCCGACGGCTACGTGCGCATCACCGACCGCATGAAGGACATCATCATCACCGCCGGCGGGAAGAACGTGACGCCGTCCGAGATCGAGAACCAGCTCAAGTTCTCGCCCTACATCTCCGACGCAGTGGTGATCGGCGACCGTCGGAAATTCCTCTCCTGCCTGGTCATGATCGACCACGAGACGGTGGCCCAGTACGCCCAGGAGCGGAACGTCCCATTCAGCAACTTCGCGTCGCTGTGCCGGGCCCCCGAGGTGCAGGAGCTCATCCGCGGCGAGATCGAGCGGGTGAACAAGCAGCTGGCGAGGGTGGAAACCATCAAGACGTTCCGGCTCATCGAGCAGCTCCTCACCCCGGAGGACGAGGAGCTCACACCCACCATGAAGCTGAAGCGTGCGTACGTCAACGTGAAGTACAAGGCCCTCATCGACGCCATGTACGAAAGGAGCGAGGCATGA
- a CDS encoding ABC transporter ATP-binding protein yields the protein MALRGVSFSVPAGAIVTILGANGAGKSTILKTVSGVMDPQKGTVTLEGRPIQGLDPDRIARRGLSHVPEGREVFPFLSVRENLRMGAYARKDADGVARDLETVYQYFPVLLSRAEQRAGQLSGGEQQMLAIARALMARPKVMLLDEPSLGLAPKLVKDIFEIIQRINREQGVTVLVVEQNASIALHTADYGYVLELGRIVMEDTCERLLQKDDIREFYLGLKESSIRGTRRWKRKKTWR from the coding sequence ATGGCCCTGCGCGGCGTGAGCTTCAGCGTGCCGGCGGGGGCCATCGTCACCATCCTGGGCGCGAACGGAGCGGGGAAGTCCACCATCTTGAAGACGGTGTCCGGGGTCATGGACCCCCAGAAGGGCACCGTCACCCTCGAAGGCCGTCCGATCCAGGGGCTGGATCCCGACCGCATCGCCCGGCGAGGGCTGAGCCACGTGCCCGAAGGGCGCGAGGTCTTCCCCTTCCTGTCGGTCCGAGAGAACCTCCGGATGGGGGCGTATGCGCGGAAGGACGCCGACGGCGTCGCGCGCGACCTCGAGACCGTGTACCAGTACTTCCCCGTGCTCCTGTCCCGCGCCGAGCAGCGGGCTGGGCAGCTCTCGGGCGGCGAGCAGCAGATGCTGGCCATCGCGCGGGCGCTGATGGCTCGGCCCAAGGTGATGCTGCTCGACGAGCCGTCGCTGGGGCTGGCGCCCAAGCTCGTGAAGGACATCTTCGAGATCATCCAGCGCATCAACCGCGAGCAGGGCGTGACCGTGCTGGTGGTGGAGCAGAATGCCAGCATCGCGCTCCACACCGCCGACTACGGCTATGTCCTGGAGCTGGGCCGTATCGTCATGGAAGACACGTGCGAGCGGCTCCTCCAGAAGGACGACATCCGCGAGTTCTACCTGGGCTTGAAGGAATCGAGCATCCGCGGCACACGCCGCTGGAAGAGGAAGAAGACATGGCGCTGA
- a CDS encoding ABC transporter ATP-binding protein produces the protein MSFFAADGLAMHFGGIRAVDDVSFEVARGEVFTIIGPNGAGKTTIFNLISRIYDPTQGRLLFKDEDITQVAPHEIARRGIARTFQNIELFEHATVLDNLLLGRHAHAKPHFGQELLFLPPVRARERAHREAAEKVIDFLDLQPYRESLVVNLPYGVRKVVEMGRALCTEPSLLLLDEPSSGLSVEETADMAFWIQDIRTLLGITVLMVEHDMSLVGAVSDRVLALNYGRVVACGTCQEVQSHPDVIKAYLGG, from the coding sequence GTGAGCTTCTTCGCGGCCGACGGCCTGGCGATGCACTTCGGAGGCATTCGCGCCGTGGACGACGTGAGCTTCGAGGTCGCGCGTGGCGAGGTGTTCACCATCATCGGCCCCAACGGGGCGGGCAAGACCACCATCTTCAACCTGATCTCCCGCATCTACGACCCCACGCAGGGGCGCCTCCTCTTCAAGGACGAGGACATCACGCAGGTCGCGCCCCACGAGATCGCCCGCCGCGGCATCGCGCGCACGTTCCAGAACATCGAGCTGTTCGAGCACGCGACCGTGCTCGACAACCTGCTGCTGGGGCGGCACGCCCACGCCAAGCCCCACTTCGGGCAGGAGCTCCTCTTTCTTCCCCCGGTGCGCGCGCGCGAGCGCGCCCATCGCGAGGCGGCGGAGAAGGTGATCGACTTCCTGGACCTCCAGCCCTATCGCGAGAGCCTGGTGGTGAATCTGCCCTACGGCGTCCGGAAGGTCGTGGAGATGGGCCGCGCCCTCTGCACCGAGCCGTCGCTGCTCCTCCTCGACGAGCCCTCGTCCGGGCTCAGCGTGGAGGAGACGGCGGACATGGCATTCTGGATCCAGGACATCCGCACCCTCCTCGGCATCACCGTGCTGATGGTCGAGCACGACATGAGCCTCGTGGGCGCGGTGTCCGATCGCGTACTCGCGCTCAACTACGGACGCGTCGTCGCGTGCGGGACGTGTCAGGAGGTGCAGTCGCATCCCGACGTCATCAAGGCGTATCTCGGAGGCTGA
- a CDS encoding branched-chain amino acid ABC transporter permease, with the protein MRIPFKTTYDQDLGLFRDPVQRRWYAALLAGVILLPWAVPAFLTDISLVCIYGICGISLMVLAGYTGLVSLGHAAFLGIGAYAHVYFLQDLGLPWVVSVALAALLTAAAGVLVGLPALRMTGVYLTIATLAFALIIQEVFARWERVTHGLKGRPVDKPVIFGVSLASDTAFYFLCLALLIAALWLTANILRAPTGRAWVAIRDSEIAAQSMGVHLARYKTMAFAYSAGLMGAAGALFAHKIGFLAPDIFTVLLSIQFLLMVVVGGLGSLHGALYGAVFVALLPVLISEARDNVPQWAGQVAAALGKDAGSAVYLAIDRFVKQPGLEPGIFGFILVLFILFEPLGIYGRWRKLQVFFSTFPLYKRATFRRQKTYMRSERLR; encoded by the coding sequence CAGGACCTGGGGCTCTTCCGCGATCCGGTGCAGCGCCGGTGGTACGCGGCGCTTTTGGCCGGCGTGATCCTGCTGCCGTGGGCGGTGCCCGCCTTCCTCACGGACATCAGCCTCGTCTGCATCTACGGGATCTGCGGCATCTCACTGATGGTGCTCGCCGGGTACACGGGCCTGGTGAGCCTGGGGCACGCGGCGTTTCTTGGCATTGGCGCGTACGCCCATGTCTACTTCCTCCAAGATCTGGGCCTCCCCTGGGTGGTGTCGGTGGCGCTGGCCGCGCTCCTCACCGCGGCGGCGGGCGTGCTGGTCGGCCTGCCCGCGCTGCGCATGACCGGCGTCTATCTCACGATCGCCACGCTCGCCTTCGCGCTGATCATCCAGGAGGTGTTCGCGCGCTGGGAGCGCGTGACGCACGGGCTCAAGGGCCGCCCGGTGGACAAGCCGGTCATCTTCGGCGTGTCGCTGGCCTCGGACACCGCCTTCTACTTCCTGTGCCTGGCCCTGCTCATTGCCGCGCTCTGGCTCACCGCCAACATTCTCCGCGCGCCCACCGGGCGCGCCTGGGTGGCCATTCGCGACAGCGAGATCGCCGCGCAGTCCATGGGCGTGCACCTGGCCCGCTACAAGACCATGGCGTTCGCCTACTCGGCCGGGCTCATGGGCGCGGCGGGCGCGCTCTTCGCCCACAAGATCGGCTTTCTGGCCCCCGACATCTTCACGGTGCTCCTCTCCATCCAGTTCCTGCTGATGGTGGTCGTGGGCGGGCTCGGCAGCCTCCACGGCGCGCTCTACGGCGCGGTGTTCGTGGCGCTTCTCCCGGTGCTGATCTCCGAGGCCCGCGACAACGTGCCGCAGTGGGCGGGACAGGTCGCCGCCGCGCTCGGCAAGGACGCGGGCAGTGCCGTCTATCTCGCCATCGATCGCTTCGTGAAGCAGCCCGGGCTCGAGCCGGGCATCTTCGGATTCATCCTGGTGCTCTTCATCCTCTTCGAGCCGCTGGGCATCTACGGGCGGTGGCGAAAGCTCCAGGTGTTCTTCAGCACGTTCCCGCTCTACAAGCGCGCCACCTTCCGCCGCCAGAAGACCTACATGCGTTCGGAGCGGCTGCGGTGA